GCAATAATATGATGATATTAAACAAAAGATAAAAGGCAAGGTCAAGTTCAGAAAATTGTTCTTGATTTCTATTGATTAAAATATGCAGGATAGAtgccaacatgttatacttggaAAACAAACACATTCACACATGTTTCTGTCAGTAATGTTGAGAAGGAATTTAACTATTCGTCATCATCCTCATCCTCTAGCTTTTTTGAGGTACTCTGGTTAACATCAGAGGCAAGCTCAGCTTCAAAAGGCTTCGAAGACAACCTCTCATAAGCTCTTGATCTTGCAGGAAGAAGCCTACATTGCCTGAAGGTCAGAATCTGGCTAAGCTGATCATAGTTCCACCTTTGCTGACAATAGATGACTGCTGCAAGCAAAACTGCTGTGATGGGAATGGCAACATCCCCAAAATTTGAGAAGAAGTCCAATGTCGGATTTACAAACTCGTACTCCTCTGCAAAGTAAGGATTGGGAACTGGAGCTCTTATATAGTCGTATAAATGAGGGAGAAGTCTGACCACTGTAATCCCAATGAAATAGAGTTTCCTCAGAGGTTTACAATCGATTTGCCACATCAAGTTACCAATGACTTGGGGGAGCAAGAAGAAATCTTGAACCAGGCCAATATACTCCTCTAGTTCAATTTGCCATTCCCGTAGTGTTCGGGAATGACCCCTTGAATCTATAAACCTATCGGTTTGAAGCGGCATCTGTCTGGTTTTAACAGCATGAATGATCAGAACAATTATGTACCCAATGCCGTGTATGGTAAGGGTTGCAATAAGTACTCGCTTGTCACTTGGGACACGATGTGATTCGAGTGGGGATCGTGAAAGTAATCTGATCCGAGATTTCCACACCTTCTGGCAGAGCCTCAGAGTCAAAAGGAACATCACCAGCTCAAGAAGCTTCACCGtgtaatcaatcaaattcaaccaCTGACTCTTCTCAAGGTCATAAGATTGCATTTCATAAGAATCAGAAGCCTCTCTTTTGAAGAGAGCTTCGGCACCAGTAATAAGAGGAAGACAATGCCCAAGGGCTTGGACACCCAGCATAACAAAGGAAATAAAAGGAGAGGAATCAACATCCTGATTGAGGTAAAACAGCTGACTAGAAATGCAAGCAACTGCAAATGAAAGAGTCAAAACACAGAGGATTCCCTCAATACCCCGCCTAGAGAGAATATCTTCCCTCTGCTTCCTGTACATAATTGGAAGAGTCTGAAGCTTAATCATTCCAAAATATAGTGGGTCATCTTCAGGTCTCTGACTAGATATGGAGATTCTTGCAGTTGGGTTGAACAACCACCGTGCAGTAGTTGGTGGGTAAGACACTATGACTTCGATCAAGCAATCCAACCCCGATTCTAGATCAATGGTCTGAGATAAGATCTTCCATGAAGCTCGAACATCCCTGCAGCCAACAAGATACATCCTTCCAAAATGCGGATCATAAAGACCCTCCAGAAAAAGAACAGAAAAATTGCTATAATCTTTTCCAATAATGGTTAGTTGAGCTGATACATTCAAAAGGAGCTGCTTTTCTGTGTACTCAGCTTTACTGAGGTAAGGTGTCTCTCCTGCAGTTGTTTCATTTCTTGAATACCAATAGCGCCCGAACAAAGGACCAATTGAGAAAATATCCATCTGAATATCAACTCTCAGAGgatgagaatttgaaaaaggatCAGGAACTGCAGAAATTTGAAGGGTCAGATCTTCTGCAAGAAAAGAAAGACTGGATAAAAAGTCATCAGTGTCGTCTAGTTTAGGAAATTGCAGCAAGGATTTCTTGACTAGAGCTCCAAAACTGAAGGGCTCATTTTTTTCTAGGATTGCACCAGCTGATTGGATTTTTGAGTAACTATAATAAGGATGTGACACTCTGAAATAATTCCACAGCTCTGAGGGCCTCACTAACCTTTCAAATGATAAAGGGTAGTATAGCTTATTACTTCTATCAATACTCGAAATACTCCCAAAAATAATGCTTCGTTGCTTTAAGGAGAACGACAGAGGAACATACAAACATATACGAGAGTTACAGCTACTCCCTTCTGCATCTACTATGCCAAGACAACCAACCATGCAAAGCTGCCCGCTGGAAGAATTCCAGATTCCTTCAGCAGCTAGAGTCATGTTGCTAAGCCCAGACCTCCATTGCACTCTATACCGATCCTCCAATGCAGGAGTGGCCCGAAAAACTGCAGCAACTCTTGCCACACTATCATTTTGATGCCCACTAGTTGGCTTGCACCTGACATCCTGCATGTAAAGCATGACATCCTTGAAGCTCCCATTTGTGGCTTTAATCTCTTGATCTGATACAAAAGGACCCAGCTTACTACAGTAGTCATCTGCGCCATCGCATTTCCAGTTTGGCACAACAGTGAAAGGTCCACTATTAGTAACTTTCTCAAGAATTGCACAGAAACTACCTCCTTTGTAAACATTGATGCCAGAACTCATCAAGTTATCTCGATATGGATAAGGATCACATGCCTTGGATACAATCTTCTCAGACCCAAATTCATATTTTGTTGACTTGAGCATCTGTCCCAAAATGTGAACCTGATCAAAGTACTTAGCATTTGACTTTGGATTTAAACTTTTCAACTCCCCTCGTATCACCTTATTTGTCAAAGTATGTGTCAAGGGGTAGCGAAGAACAAGCAACATTTGATCATCTTGCAAAAGGGGTACCTGGTTGTTGTTTTGATCAGAGTCCTTCACCCATTCCCATGGATTGCTTGAGTCAGACTCCCGAGATGGCAACATTGCATCCCCTAACAAACAAATCACTCTTTCTCCACCATTCCGTTTGTTTTCCATATAAATCCCTTCGAATGAAATTGCAAGCTGAGTATGAGCAGGCCATATCTGAAATCGAGGACTACCCTTGTATGGCCTCTCCGCAAATGAAGTATCCAATGTTATGCCCAACATCAAAATGCCACTGACACTTACATACTTCTTAGTCCGATGTTTGTGATCGACATTTGTGATCCAGAAAGAAGATATATTAGAGGGAGGCTGTGACAAATTCTTAGGGATATCTCTATCATCAAATGGCATAATAGGAGCATCACCAACATCCTGCCACCAATCCCCATACCCGAAATTGAGCTCCTCTTTTATATCAGCTATCCTATTATCTTCAGCTTTGAATTCAGAAGCTGATGATAGAATTGGTTTACAATGTTTCTTTACCTCACCGATTCTTTCATAATTGTGTTCCACTTCCATAGAAGATTCTTTTTTAAACTCAAACTCCACTTCTGGAACATAATTTGTCAACCCTAAGATAAACATCTCGCACATTATACAAACAACAACAACAGTCACATATACACTCCTCATGGTTCCAAAAATTTTCAATAATCAATCTCTTTTCTCAGCTACCCACTTCCTAGAAACCATTaaaaatcaaaacccaatttCTCAAAGAACAAAACGAAGTTTACAAATACAGCAGTTTTGCTACGTCCGCATCAAAACTGAAGTTGTAGTCACTACATAAGCGTTGATCTACAGCAAGAGCATCGGATTCAAGCTTATAGCTTGGTGGGTGGTTTTGCAAATTCAATGAACAAAATTTAgtagaataaaaagaaaagaaaaaaaacaaacctGAAATTTTGGTAGTAACAGTTAAAGCTGTTGCAAAGATTTGTGGGAAATTCAGTTGGTGAAACTTTGGATCTAAGAGAATGCTTAAAATGAAAGACTTGGAAAGTAGTTGTAGCGTAAGAGGTCAACTTCTATTTCTGTTTGTCTgtctttttttctttgtttgccTTCCATATTCATACTTCATACCCTATGTTGAATCATAAatgatatatattttaaatgcttatatctcaccaaaaaaataattaatttcctttattaaatttcaaacatctatcattaattaatttttctcattgattatgttaaaataaatttctagATCAGTAAGATGGTATCACTAGCtacttttttttgtttaacctaatatttttatcataaaattattaaaaatcacaaaaattattaaaatatataaaagtaatcaaaaattataaaaaatttaatatatataaatttatataaacttataaatattaaataataaaatgtatttaaaattttataaaaacatattaaaattctataaaatattaaaattataaatgtatatattaaaattgatataaacttataaaattactaaaaaacatAAAACTTGAATTGGATCGGATCGGATCATCGGTTGGACTGATCGATGTAAATTGACAAGGATATCAACCATTAGACCGGTTCAACTTCTCAATTCCCAAGTCAACCGGTCTAATGGCTTTCCCCAAACCGGTACCCTTGTCGATTTTGGGCTAACCGATCTAGTTcaagttttaatatattttataatttttacaattttattattttaaagaattctaataaattttttattttaaataaattttattaattttatattttataatatttataagtttttatatgtttataattttaataagtttatatcaattttaatatttttaataatgtttcacgatttttataactttttgttttttttatttttataatttttatgagaaaaatattagattaaaccaAAAGCTATCATGTGTCACCATGTGATTGGTCCGTCAATTTATTTTAACATCAACATGATCATGGTGAAAATCATTAACAACAGGacttaattgattattttaatcAACAACAGGGGGTTTAATTAGGTACGAATTTGATACAAGAGtttaatagatttttttttttttacatttttaagaaCTTTATGACAAATAAgcctattttttaataaaattataaaattaaataaatttataaatatatatatcaatcatcaaatttaactctttttttcTCATTGGGTTTTGAAAGTGGACAACAAATTTTAAAAACCCAATAACAAGAAAATTGAGCCCAAATTCAATCCCAAGCACCCTTTATCTCCAGCGTTAAATAATAAAGCTTAAATAGTAAAAAAGGCCttctaatataattaaaaaataatcaagCCTATGATTGAAAGCTACAATCAATTGAGTTATTGGTCAAAAGTTAGCAATTAATTGATCtcttaaaatataattttctgATGAAGCTTTAGGTTGCTAAGTGATGATATGGCAGTTAACATAGAAAAAATAATGATGTAACGATTGACTTACCGTATGACAAGAAAAAAAGTTAACATGAAGAActtaaaagatattttaataattttactaggggttaattgaTTCTTAAAGGAGCAACTCTTCATCAACAACAAGCTTCTGACACGTTCCAATATCATTTTCAATGAAGCCTCTTAAGGCTTTAGTGCCTTATTGGGCGTAGGCTTTCCAAAGGCCCTTTGTCGTTTTTTGGTGAAGCCTCTTAAGGCTCCAGTGCTTGTTCATCAAAGCCTCTAAAGGCTCTAGCACCCTATCATGCACCCGTGGCCTTTTAAGGCTTCGGCTTGCTAAAAAGCAACTGCTAGCTCAACTAGGCATAGCCTTTAAGATTTCAATGGATAACACAAAGCTCATTACATATCTACTTTTATGGAATTTACTCATTCGGGTAAATCCCTTCATCAGAGAGTTCATTATATAtctattctttcaaaatttaatCATTCAAATGAACCCCTTCATTGAATAGTTCACTACATATATCTATTCCTACGAAGATCATCATTTACTTATTTCATCTTTTTAGGCGAACATCTCAAGAGAGAtttcatgatatatatatatacctcatTTATCTAGGCATACCCTTCTTAAGGAGACTCTCATTATATGTCTACATCATTTATTCAAGCGGACCTTTCTCAAGTATGACTTCATTATTTATGTACCCCTTACATATATCTAGTTCAACCATGCAAGACTATAGCTAAAAGGGGAGTTAGTCAGAAAAACATATCTGTGGACCTCCCTCTTGGATCAAATTCAAAAGAGGAATTCTACAACTAATAAAACTCCACCTAGATTGCATGTAAATCTCCTAAATAGCATGGAAACATCTTAGATCCTAAAAAAAATTATCATCTCTTGGCACCATCAGAGTGTGAACTATCCTATAACTTTTGACATTTTTCTTTCACGCTTGCCTCTAAGGTCTCATATTTCACCTTTATAGGAGTGCTTCGCCAAATTGGTCTTTAAGGTGTCTCATTGCTCCATATGTCAAAGGGATTGATAAGTACGGCCATATAACTATTAAGAAAGCAACTCTTCTTCAGCTAAAGTCTATTGAAGGCTCTAATGTCGCTCCTAGTGAAGCCTTTTGAGTTTCCAATTCCCCATCAAGTAAGGCCTCTTAAGACCTTAGTTTTGTTTCTAGCATATGCCTATTGAAGGGAGGCTTCACTAAATTTGCTCTCTAGGTATTTCTCAAGTAGAATGCAACTACATGTTATCACTAAAATCACATAATCATTTTCTTTTTAGGTATTTGTCAAGTTTAACTTCTTAAGACATTCATCATATCCCCAAATTTGTCTCTTAAGACCCCTAACGACTCGTCATAGCAATAAGGAAATCCTAAACCCTTATCAAGAAGCATCTTCTTGGGGAAGATCACTTTGTAATCTTCCCTTCAACTAGGATGCCGTTGTTATACCCATGCCTCTATAGTCACCTTAAATAGCAAGACCCACGTCAAAGCTCCCCCTCTATAAAAGCTCTCTCCATCACAAAAAGAAGTGGCTCTAGAATATCAGCCAATGTGGTaccaaatctctcctaaaaagctttccaagctcatgaAATTTCTAGAAACCATTATTCTTAGTGGCTCTCTATATCATTTACAATGCGAACCGCCTCCAAATTAATAGTTCTCCACATCCCTTACGGTGTGAACTACCATGACAAGTCACTCCCAACTTTTGTGTTATagcaaaattaaatcacaaatcTCTAATTAAAAAAGAGTTGCCGATACGTACCATCATACTTttgtaacaataaaataaatcacAATAAAAGTTTGTtttcaatataatattattttttagtaATTCAAATGAACTAAATAACACAATAAATATGATGGAAAATCCATATATAAATATTCAGTATCTCAATTTTATTATTGAGTCAAAAGTTTCATTCacaatatattattaatttatgaATTTATAAGTTATTGTTGAATTATAAGTGTTGTTACCTTGTAATTCGTTTATAATATATAGAGTATAGATATTATAGCATATAGTGTATAGATTTATGAATGGATAATGCATAAACAAATTTTGCATTAAAAAGAAGatggaaaaaagaaagaaaactgcAACTGGAGTCGTATGTTTATTATATACGTAATAATGGATGAGTACGTGCTTCATGTGGGAAACCGCCACCACCGGCATGGATCCAAAGCTTTCCTTGCAAAAGTAGATTGTTTAGTAAAGGGTGTGAAGAGACACCATGAAATAGCTTCAGAGATTCAAGATATCAAGACACGGGTATGTGAAATCCGGATAAGGAGCAAGCCTTACAGCTTCAACACCTTTGGAGGTGGTGCCGAGGATAAAACTTGGTGTGACAAATGGGGCTCCATTTCGTTGACAACAATGCACTTGTGGGGATTGATTATTTGAGAAAAGATTTGGGAAGAGAATCGATACATGGTGAATCTAATCGTACTGCGATTTCAGTGGTGGGCATGGGAGGAGTTGCCAGGACAACTCTGGCAAAGAAAGTTGCTGATGAACAGATCGCCACAGGGCACTTTGACTGCCATGCTTGTATTACTGTCTCAATCATACAAGGTGGAGGATCTACTAAAGACCATGATAAGGTAATTTTATAAGTCTAGGAAAGACCCTTGTCCCAGTGAGGTCAATGCAATGGACGGGGAAGAGCTGATTGGAAAATGCAGAAACTTTCTGCAGGAGAAGAGTATTTTGTTGTGTTCGATGATGTATGGAAAGAAGACTTGGGGAGAAGTACAATATGCATTGTTTGGTAATGACAAAAGCAGTAGAATTATGGTGACAACAAGGAACAGGAACGTTGCAGAGTTTTGCAAAACATCAGCACTTGTTCATGTTCGTGAGCTGAAACCTCTACCCTAGAGTTGGCACAAGAACTCTTATGCAGAACAGCATTTCAATTCGACCAAGAGAAGCAACATCCCTTGGAGTTGAAGGATTTGTCTTTTGATATCGCCAAAAAATGCGAAGGCTTACCACTTGCAAGTGTGGCCATTAGTGGACTGCTGTCAACTAAAGGCCGAGATGTTGTTGAATGGCAAAGCTTGAACGATAGCCTCAAGGCACAGCTATAAAACAACCATCTCACGCGGATCAAAACAATCCTTTCCTTAAGTAATCACGATTTGCCTTACCATCTCAAATCCTGTTTCTTGTTTCTTGGCATGTTCCCCGTAGATTATGTTGTCAATTGTGCAAGATTTATTCGGTTGTGGATTGCAGAGGGCTTTGTGAAACAGCAGCAACAACAACATGATGCAACAGCTGAAGATGTTGCGAGACAATCCTTGACTCAGCTCATAAACAAAAACTTGGTTCATGTTGAATTGGTCGATTTTGACGGCATGGTTAGAGAATGTCGAGTCCATGGTTTAATGCATGAGCTCATTCTTTCCAAGTCAGATGAACTTAACTTTTTCTTTCAAACTTCACCAACGCAATTAACAAATCTGAACCAGACAGCACGGCACATCTCAATCCAGAATATTGGTTCGAACAACTTGTCATCGACCATCCGTAGCTCAAAAGCTCATTCAATTATCTTTTTGCGGTAAAAGAATTCCCCAAATCCCTGCTCATGTCAATATTTGCCAATTTCAAACTCTTGAAAGAACTAGATTTTGAGGGAGCTCCATTGGATCGCTTGCCTGAGGAATTGCCGAATTGGGAAATCTGTTGCACCTGAAATACTTAAGTGTAAGAGATACAAACCAAAGTCCTTATCTGAGTTGCACAAACTAGAAACTTTGGATTTGAAACGTTCTCGTCTGCATCAGTTACCTTTTGATATCAATGAGCTTTCCAATCTGAAGTATTTTATAGCCTACTCCGATACCAATTTTCAGATTCGACAAGGGGTGAAAATACATGGCAATGTTCAAAGTTTAAAGTCCATAGAAAAGCTTTATCTTGTAGATGTGGATGCAGGAAAGAGCTTTGATTTAGTTAGCGAGTTGGGAAAGTTGAAGAATCTAAGAAAGTTGGGAATCACCAACCTGAAATCAGAAGGTGGGATGCTTTGTGCAATGCTATTGAGCAAATGTCCCTCCATCAATCACTACAGATTATCTCAGCAAAAGAGGAGGAACCTCTGCAATTGCAATCAATGACATCTCCTCTTCTTTTGTATTGCCTTCGGCTTCAAGGACGATTGGAAAAGTTGCCCCATTGGATTTCCGATCTCAAGTGCCTAGTTCGGATTCGACTACTTTGGTCGCAATTATCCAAGATTCCTCTCAACATTCTTGGTGAATTGCCCAAGTTGTTGGAACTTTTTCTTTATAAGGGATGCAATGGAACACAAGTTCATTTCGAGAGTGGATACTTTCCAGCACTCAAGATTTTAATCCTTGAGAAATTGGATAG
The Gossypium arboreum isolate Shixiya-1 chromosome 10, ASM2569848v2, whole genome shotgun sequence genome window above contains:
- the LOC108489661 gene encoding uncharacterized protein LOC108489661, producing the protein MRSVYVTVVVVCIMCEMFILGLTNYVPEVEFEFKKESSMEVEHNYERIGEVKKHCKPILSSASEFKAEDNRIADIKEELNFGYGDWWQDVGDAPIMPFDDRDIPKNLSQPPSNISSFWITNVDHKHRTKKYVSVSGILMLGITLDTSFAERPYKGSPRFQIWPAHTQLAISFEGIYMENKRNGGERVICLLGDAMLPSRESDSSNPWEWVKDSDQNNNQVPLLQDDQMLLVLRYPLTHTLTNKVIRGELKSLNPKSNAKYFDQVHILGQMLKSTKYEFGSEKIVSKACDPYPYRDNLMSSGINVYKGGSFCAILEKVTNSGPFTVVPNWKCDGADDYCSKLGPFVSDQEIKATNGSFKDVMLYMQDVRCKPTSGHQNDSVARVAAVFRATPALEDRYRVQWRSGLSNMTLAAEGIWNSSSGQLCMVGCLGIVDAEGSSCNSRICLYVPLSFSLKQRSIIFGSISSIDRSNKLYYPLSFERLVRPSELWNYFRVSHPYYSYSKIQSAGAILEKNEPFSFGALVKKSLLQFPKLDDTDDFLSSLSFLAEDLTLQISAVPDPFSNSHPLRVDIQMDIFSIGPLFGRYWYSRNETTAGETPYLSKAEYTEKQLLLNVSAQLTIIGKDYSNFSVLFLEGLYDPHFGRMYLVGCRDVRASWKILSQTIDLESGLDCLIEVIVSYPPTTARWLFNPTARISISSQRPEDDPLYFGMIKLQTLPIMYRKQREDILSRRGIEGILCVLTLSFAVACISSQLFYLNQDVDSSPFISFVMLGVQALGHCLPLITGAEALFKREASDSYEMQSYDLEKSQWLNLIDYTVKLLELVMFLLTLRLCQKVWKSRIRLLSRSPLESHRVPSDKRVLIATLTIHGIGYIIVLIIHAVKTRQMPLQTDRFIDSRGHSRTLREWQIELEEYIGLVQDFFLLPQVIGNLMWQIDCKPLRKLYFIGITVVRLLPHLYDYIRAPVPNPYFAEEYEFVNPTLDFFSNFGDVAIPITAVLLAAVIYCQQRWNYDQLSQILTFRQCRLLPARSRAYERLSSKPFEAELASDVNQSTSKKLEDEDDDE